In the Flavobacterium acetivorans genome, one interval contains:
- the gcvT gene encoding glycine cleavage system aminomethyltransferase GcvT, which yields MKNTALTHIHESLGAKMLPFAGYNMPITYEGVNAEHETVRNAVGVFDVSHMGEFLLSGPNALALIQKVCSNDASTLTIGRAQYSCLPNNDGGIVDDLIIYKMKEEEYLLVVNASNIDKDWQWISAHNDLGVDMKNLSDEYSLFAIQGPKAVEAMQSLSSLDLASIPYYHFEVGDFAGFDNVIISATGYTGSGGFEIYCKNDQAEEIWNKVFEAGAAFGIKPIGLAARDTLRLEMGFCLYGNDISDTTSPLEAGLGWITKFTKEFTNSENLKKQKEEGVTRKIVAFEMQERAVPRHDYEIVDATGTVIGIVTSGTMSPSMNKGIGLGYVTVANSAVDSDIYIRIRKNDVPAKVVKLPFYKK from the coding sequence ATGAAAAATACTGCGCTTACGCACATACACGAAAGTTTGGGAGCAAAAATGCTTCCGTTTGCCGGATACAATATGCCAATTACCTATGAAGGAGTGAATGCTGAACATGAAACGGTACGAAATGCAGTTGGTGTTTTTGACGTTTCTCACATGGGTGAATTCTTGCTTTCGGGACCAAATGCATTGGCTTTGATTCAAAAAGTTTGTTCTAATGATGCTTCAACTTTGACTATTGGCCGAGCGCAATATTCTTGTCTACCAAACAATGATGGTGGTATTGTAGACGATTTAATCATCTACAAAATGAAAGAAGAAGAGTATTTATTGGTTGTAAATGCTTCTAATATCGACAAAGACTGGCAATGGATTTCGGCCCACAATGATTTAGGGGTAGACATGAAAAACCTTTCAGACGAATATTCTTTATTCGCCATTCAAGGACCAAAAGCCGTTGAAGCAATGCAATCTTTATCCTCCCTTGATTTAGCTTCTATTCCTTATTATCACTTTGAAGTAGGTGATTTTGCAGGATTTGACAATGTAATTATTTCGGCTACGGGATATACCGGTTCTGGAGGTTTTGAAATTTATTGTAAAAATGACCAAGCGGAAGAAATTTGGAATAAAGTTTTTGAAGCGGGAGCTGCTTTTGGAATCAAACCAATCGGACTTGCTGCACGTGACACTTTACGTCTTGAAATGGGATTCTGTTTGTACGGTAACGATATCAGCGACACTACTTCTCCATTGGAAGCGGGATTGGGCTGGATTACTAAATTCACCAAAGAATTCACCAATTCTGAAAACTTGAAAAAACAAAAAGAAGAAGGTGTTACCCGAAAAATTGTTGCTTTTGAAATGCAAGAACGTGCGGTGCCAAGACATGATTACGAAATCGTTGATGCAACAGGAACTGTAATCGGAATCGTAACTTCGGGAACCATGTCACCATCTATGAATAAAGGAATTGGTTTGGGTTACGTAACTGTTGCCAACAGTGCCGTTGACAGCGATATCTATATCCGAATCCGTAAAAATGATGTTCCTGCCAAAGTAGTAAAATTACCTTTTTACAAAAAATAA
- a CDS encoding S10 family peptidase has product MKKTLFLLILVGFIKTSHAQQSAGQSKDSKGTAKENLSTSNLIFNPDQSVVTEHATTIKGQKVPYKATAGTMPVWDEDGKAIAGLFYTYYERSDVKDRATRPLVISFNGGPGSASVWMHIAYTGPTLLNIDDEGYPLQPYGIKENPYSILDVADIVFVNPVNTGYSRATSKDIPKSTFFGVNADVKYLADWISGFVTRNNRWASPKYLIGESYGTTRVSGLALELQNSEWMYLNGVILVSPTTLGITRGVASDAALKLPYFAATAWYHKMLAADLQNKDLTAMLPEVEDFTLNELLPALSKGGSLDEAKRKEIAEKIARYSGLSEKVVLQNNLNVPYNYFWKELLRDQGFTVGRLDSRYKGIDRKDAGDRPDFNAELTSWLHSFTPAINMYLRNNLNYKTDFKYNMFGPVHPWDNSNDQTGENLRQAMAQNPYLHIMVQAGYYDGACDYFNSKYNLWQMDPSGKLKERMSWKGYESGHMMYLRKQDLETANEDIRVFIKQSLPKDNQPAKY; this is encoded by the coding sequence ATGAAAAAAACACTATTTTTATTAATCTTAGTTGGATTTATCAAGACATCCCATGCCCAACAATCTGCCGGCCAGTCTAAAGATTCAAAAGGAACAGCTAAAGAGAATCTTTCGACTTCTAATTTAATTTTTAACCCTGACCAAAGTGTTGTCACAGAACATGCCACAACAATAAAAGGCCAAAAAGTTCCTTACAAAGCCACCGCTGGAACAATGCCCGTTTGGGACGAAGATGGGAAAGCCATTGCAGGGTTATTTTACACTTATTATGAACGCTCAGATGTTAAAGACCGTGCTACGCGACCCTTGGTAATTTCTTTCAACGGAGGTCCGGGTTCGGCTTCAGTTTGGATGCACATTGCTTATACCGGACCAACACTCTTAAATATCGATGATGAAGGCTACCCTTTGCAACCTTATGGAATTAAGGAGAATCCGTATTCTATTTTAGATGTTGCCGATATTGTTTTTGTAAACCCAGTAAACACAGGATATTCCAGAGCAACGAGTAAAGACATTCCAAAGTCTACTTTTTTTGGTGTAAATGCTGACGTTAAATACCTGGCCGATTGGATCAGCGGCTTTGTAACACGCAATAATCGTTGGGCTTCACCAAAATATTTAATTGGCGAAAGCTATGGCACCACCCGTGTTTCCGGTCTTGCTCTTGAATTGCAAAACAGCGAATGGATGTATCTTAACGGAGTCATATTAGTTTCCCCTACAACCCTAGGAATAACTCGTGGAGTGGCTTCTGATGCTGCTCTTAAACTGCCTTATTTTGCCGCTACAGCCTGGTATCACAAAATGCTGGCTGCCGATTTGCAGAATAAAGATTTGACTGCGATGTTACCCGAAGTGGAAGATTTTACCCTCAATGAACTGCTACCCGCTTTAAGCAAAGGAGGTTCTCTTGATGAAGCAAAAAGAAAAGAAATTGCGGAAAAAATAGCGCGATATTCCGGACTTTCGGAAAAAGTAGTATTACAAAACAATCTTAATGTTCCTTATAATTATTTTTGGAAAGAGCTTTTGCGGGATCAAGGTTTCACTGTAGGAAGACTCGATTCACGCTATAAAGGAATTGACCGTAAGGACGCAGGAGATCGTCCTGATTTTAATGCGGAACTCACTTCTTGGTTGCATTCCTTCACGCCAGCTATCAATATGTACCTTCGCAATAACCTGAATTACAAAACCGATTTCAAATACAATATGTTTGGTCCAGTACATCCTTGGGATAATTCAAACGATCAAACCGGGGAAAATTTGCGCCAAGCCATGGCACAAAATCCGTATTTACATATAATGGTTCAAGCCGGATATTATGATGGCGCCTGTGATTATTTTAATTCGAAATACAATTTATGGCAAATGGATCCCAGCGGAAAGCTAAAAGAAAGAATGAGCTGGAAAGGTTATGAAAGCGGACATATGATGTATTTAAGAAAACAAGATTTAGAAACTGCCAATGAGGATATCAGGGTTTTTATCAAACAATCACTTCCTAAAGACAACCAACCCGCAAAATATTAA
- a CDS encoding NAD(P)H-hydrate dehydratase: protein MLLPILIDQKEILKFYKAIDIHTHKGIQGHALIIAGSYGKIGAAVLASKASLKTGCGLVTVFVPKCGYDIVQISIPEAMVLTDTAEKYISEITFEIKPKAIAIGPGLGLELLTQNAFHNFLKTNKAPLVIDADALNILSQNKSWLSLLAPKTILTPHPKELERLIGKWDSDEEKFGKTIAFSKQYHLIVVMKGAPTHIIDGETVYENTTGNAALATAGSGDVLTGMICSLLAQSYGAIHAAILGVYLHGLTADIALPETGYQSFIASDIIGHIGKAYLTLENCQK, encoded by the coding sequence ATGCTACTTCCCATACTCATTGACCAAAAAGAAATTTTAAAATTTTATAAAGCAATTGATATCCATACTCATAAAGGGATTCAAGGACATGCGTTGATCATTGCCGGAAGCTATGGGAAAATTGGTGCTGCGGTGCTGGCTTCCAAGGCTTCTTTGAAAACGGGTTGTGGATTAGTGACTGTTTTTGTTCCCAAATGCGGTTATGATATTGTTCAGATTTCTATTCCAGAAGCAATGGTTTTGACAGATACTGCAGAAAAGTATATCTCAGAGATAACATTCGAGATCAAACCAAAAGCCATCGCGATTGGTCCTGGTCTAGGGTTGGAATTACTAACCCAAAATGCATTTCATAATTTTCTAAAAACCAATAAAGCACCTTTGGTTATAGATGCTGATGCGTTGAACATTTTGTCTCAAAATAAGTCTTGGCTTTCTTTATTGGCTCCCAAAACCATTCTCACACCGCATCCCAAAGAACTGGAACGATTGATAGGGAAGTGGGATTCTGACGAAGAAAAATTTGGTAAAACGATTGCCTTTTCTAAACAATATCATTTGATTGTGGTCATGAAAGGCGCGCCAACGCATATTATTGATGGTGAAACCGTTTATGAAAACACCACGGGAAACGCGGCATTAGCAACCGCAGGAAGTGGCGATGTACTGACGGGAATGATTTGTAGTTTATTGGCACAGTCTTATGGGGCAATCCATGCTGCAATTTTAGGCGTTTACCTTCACGGTTTGACCGCCGATATCGCTTTGCCAGAAACAGGCTATCAATCTTTTATCGCTTCGGATATTATTGGACATATTGGAAAAGCCTATTTGACTTTGGAAAATTGTCAGAAATAG
- a CDS encoding HipA family kinase: protein MENKPHLRTVNVTRYITPLREGGSLPALAEADDDFKYVLKFKGAGHGVKALIAELIGGEIARVLKLQIPELVYANLDEAFGRTEGDEEIQDLLQGSQGLNLALHFLSGAINYDPVVTVVDAKLASQIVWLDAFITNVDRTFRNTNMLVWHKELWLIDHGACLYFHHSWTNWEKHAKSPFALIKDHVLLPQASMLEEADVQFKSILTAEKLQSIVDLIPLEWLEWQDTDESPEAIREVYLQFLLMRLSSSEIFINEAQNARKALI, encoded by the coding sequence ATGGAAAACAAACCCCATCTAAGAACCGTAAACGTTACGCGATACATTACCCCTTTGCGAGAAGGCGGTTCTTTGCCTGCCTTGGCGGAAGCCGATGATGATTTTAAATACGTTCTGAAATTCAAAGGTGCCGGTCATGGCGTAAAAGCCTTAATTGCCGAGCTGATAGGCGGAGAAATTGCCCGTGTCTTGAAATTACAAATCCCGGAATTAGTCTACGCCAATTTGGATGAAGCTTTCGGACGTACTGAAGGCGATGAGGAAATTCAGGATTTATTGCAAGGTAGTCAAGGATTGAATTTGGCTTTGCATTTTTTATCGGGAGCTATAAATTATGATCCCGTAGTCACGGTTGTTGATGCAAAATTAGCTTCGCAAATTGTCTGGCTCGACGCTTTTATCACTAATGTGGATCGAACTTTCAGGAATACCAATATGTTGGTTTGGCATAAAGAATTGTGGTTGATTGATCATGGTGCTTGTCTTTATTTTCATCATTCCTGGACTAATTGGGAAAAACATGCCAAAAGTCCATTTGCTCTGATAAAAGACCATGTGCTGTTGCCGCAAGCCTCGATGTTGGAGGAAGCTGATGTTCAGTTCAAGTCTATTTTGACAGCCGAAAAACTGCAATCGATTGTTGATCTTATTCCTTTGGAATGGTTGGAGTGGCAAGATACAGATGAAAGTCCTGAGGCTATACGTGAAGTTTATCTTCAGTTTTTATTGATGCGTTTAAGTAGTTCCGAAATTTTTATAAATGAAGCACAAAATGCAAGAAAAGCACTTATATGA
- a CDS encoding DUF3037 domain-containing protein — protein MQEKHLYEYAVIRVVPRVEREEFLNVGIVLFCKKAKFIKVLYVIDEPKMRLFAGDLDLDQLRLNLESFQKIGHGDKNGGPIAQFEMPERFRWLTALRSSAIQTSRPHPGMCDDLEKTCQRLFEELVL, from the coding sequence ATGCAAGAAAAGCACTTATATGAATATGCGGTAATACGCGTTGTGCCTAGGGTAGAACGCGAAGAATTTCTCAATGTTGGAATTGTTCTTTTTTGTAAAAAAGCAAAGTTTATTAAGGTGCTTTATGTTATTGATGAACCAAAAATGCGGCTGTTTGCCGGTGATTTAGATTTGGATCAATTGCGATTGAATTTAGAATCCTTCCAGAAAATAGGTCATGGAGATAAAAACGGCGGACCCATTGCGCAATTTGAGATGCCCGAGCGTTTCCGCTGGTTGACTGCCTTACGAAGTTCAGCAATTCAAACCTCAAGACCGCATCCGGGAATGTGTGATGATTTAGAAAAAACCTGCCAACGCCTGTTTGAGGAGCTGGTTTTGTAA
- a CDS encoding GNAT family N-acetyltransferase — MITKATIEDVSPLNTLINSAYRGESSKKGWTTEANLLEGSRTTEMELNQILQDSKNTVLKFTENRQIVACVLLTQKENQLYLGMLTVSPELQNSGIGKKLLAQAEIHATILGLPKIVMTVISIRAELIAWYKRHGYVDTGARELFPVSDIHIPISEQPLEFIVLEKNIE; from the coding sequence ATGATTACAAAAGCGACAATAGAAGACGTTTCCCCATTAAATACATTGATAAACTCCGCTTATCGAGGAGAATCTTCTAAAAAAGGATGGACCACCGAAGCAAATTTACTGGAAGGAAGCCGCACAACTGAAATGGAATTAAACCAAATCCTTCAAGATTCCAAAAATACGGTCCTCAAATTTACAGAGAACCGACAAATTGTAGCCTGTGTGTTATTGACCCAGAAAGAAAATCAATTGTATTTGGGAATGCTGACGGTTTCTCCTGAATTGCAAAACAGCGGTATAGGCAAAAAATTATTGGCGCAAGCAGAAATCCATGCAACAATATTAGGCTTACCCAAAATTGTCATGACTGTCATCTCAATTCGGGCAGAATTGATTGCTTGGTACAAACGCCACGGTTACGTGGATACAGGGGCAAGAGAACTTTTTCCTGTTAGTGATATTCATATACCAATCTCAGAGCAACCTCTGGAATTTATTGTACTAGAGAAAAATATAGAATAG